The Streptomyces sp. RKAG293 genome includes a region encoding these proteins:
- the eccCa gene encoding type VII secretion protein EccCa — MSRIPFHRPVRMTPPPMPDGRTTLATPPQRPQQQGAAGWLMILLPLLSSISMAAYMVAYGKAWMILLGIAFVVVSVGITIGVRMQLRGSRRRNQYRQRERYSEYLAGVRKQAMHDGAAQRAADAWLHPHPDRLWAIATRRRRVWERRPGDADFLRLRVGAGAAPAAHGLHMPAQNDPTVEVDTRSQHAAAELVRTHGTVEDQAAWLDLRGAGVVSLLGPRPRTRELAQSLLLQLSVLHAPDDVRVAVVTGGDSAWDWVKWLPHAQQPDQDARLREQELVPLLADDLAGLQDHLQSTLDQAVAARAERSSRIVTQRDTGARRHLVVFLDDYDPQAPWTRAALLSDLLTEAGPELGLHVVCLVEEEGSEPGRVDVRARTDARGGLVLEGRAPGLHAPVEKAVADETVPAVREATARSLAPLRLSGERDQVLSEHVSLSGMLGFPDIAAFDPATSRRAPDRKDLLSIPIGVTGTGEPLSLDLKESAQGGIGPHGLVVGATGSGKSELLRTLVTGMAMVHAPEHLAFVLVDFKGGATFAGVTELPHVSGLITNLADDLALVDRMRQALQGEQQRRQRMLREAGNVDSVREYQLRQAAGGTDVHGKPLEPLPYLLIVVDEFGELLSQRPDFIDLFVQIGRVGRSLGMHLLLATQRLEEGRLRGLESHLSYRICLRTFSAAESRAVIGTSDAYTLPAIPGSAYLKVDESVYERFRVAHVSAPYREHDSEAPGPTVEPVPYAVLGDLAPLTGEESEPAAWEWDPDAGDTELQIAVERLLNKDTPGHQVWLPPLPAHFPLDPLLGEPEADPDLGLRCAQWPFAGELKVPVGVLDVPARQEQRPLVLDLTGRQGHLALVGAPQSGKSTFLRTAMLSAMLTHTPDELQFYAVDMGGGALHGLADAPHVAGVAGRRDEERVGRVLAEVGRLVTAREQMFRELRIQSAADLRTRRVRGELPEGVRAADIVLVVDNWAALHAADESAVETLTEIATRGLGVGVHLWLTANRWAEIRVSLRDNIPGRLELRLNDPSESEISRPAARGLGQSIPGRGLASPGLTYHVALPRLDGADGMDGLADAEQALVRWIAERWRKSAAPALRVLPERITVRELATAAQPSPAERWESHGAGLGEHEVPIGLRESDLRTVGLDLTSGAPHFTVFGDSGSGKTAFLRGWMRGMAARYSAREVRFMVVDHRHSLLDLVPEEYIGARGGNADLVSAQAQALAEMLRSRIPPADLTTAQLAERGWWQGPELYVVADDYDLASGSMGRGPLAALAEFIPQADELGFHLVLARRVGGAGRALMSDPLLSKLKEIGTDGLLLSGDHREGALIGDQRARPRKPGRGLLVRRSAEPMLVQIALDERDAPPAASGSSVPAVAGSVPAVPGSETARTVNTRA, encoded by the coding sequence GTGAGTCGCATACCCTTCCACCGCCCCGTCCGCATGACGCCCCCGCCGATGCCGGACGGCAGGACGACACTGGCCACCCCGCCCCAACGCCCGCAGCAGCAAGGGGCGGCGGGCTGGCTGATGATCCTGCTGCCGCTGCTGTCCAGCATCAGCATGGCCGCCTACATGGTCGCCTACGGCAAGGCGTGGATGATCCTGCTCGGCATCGCCTTCGTCGTGGTGTCGGTCGGCATCACCATCGGCGTGCGCATGCAGCTGCGCGGCAGCCGGCGACGCAACCAGTACCGGCAGCGCGAGCGCTACTCGGAGTACCTGGCGGGCGTCCGCAAGCAGGCGATGCACGACGGCGCCGCGCAGCGCGCGGCGGACGCCTGGCTCCACCCGCACCCCGACCGGCTGTGGGCCATCGCCACCCGCCGCCGCCGGGTGTGGGAACGGCGGCCCGGCGACGCCGACTTCCTGCGGCTGCGCGTGGGCGCCGGCGCGGCACCCGCCGCGCACGGGCTGCACATGCCGGCCCAGAACGACCCCACCGTCGAAGTGGACACCCGCTCCCAGCACGCCGCCGCCGAACTCGTCCGCACCCACGGCACCGTCGAGGACCAGGCCGCCTGGCTGGACCTGCGCGGCGCCGGCGTCGTCAGCCTGCTCGGCCCGCGCCCGCGCACCCGCGAGCTGGCCCAGTCGCTGCTGCTCCAGCTGTCGGTGCTGCACGCCCCCGACGACGTGCGCGTCGCCGTCGTCACCGGCGGCGACTCCGCCTGGGACTGGGTGAAATGGCTGCCGCACGCCCAGCAGCCGGACCAGGACGCGCGGCTGCGCGAGCAGGAGCTCGTCCCGCTGCTGGCCGATGACCTGGCCGGGCTCCAGGACCACCTGCAGAGCACACTGGACCAGGCCGTCGCCGCGCGTGCCGAGCGGAGCAGCCGCATCGTCACCCAGCGGGACACCGGCGCCCGCCGCCACCTCGTCGTCTTCCTCGACGACTACGACCCCCAGGCGCCCTGGACCCGTGCGGCGCTGCTGTCCGACCTGCTCACCGAGGCCGGTCCCGAACTGGGCCTGCACGTGGTGTGCCTGGTCGAGGAGGAGGGCTCGGAACCGGGCCGGGTGGACGTACGCGCCCGCACCGACGCGCGCGGCGGCCTCGTCCTGGAGGGCCGCGCCCCCGGCCTGCACGCGCCGGTCGAGAAGGCCGTGGCCGACGAGACCGTGCCCGCCGTCCGGGAGGCGACCGCCCGCTCGCTGGCCCCGCTCCGGCTGTCCGGCGAGCGCGACCAGGTGCTCTCCGAGCACGTCTCCCTCTCCGGCATGCTCGGCTTCCCCGACATCGCGGCCTTCGACCCGGCCACCTCCCGGCGCGCCCCGGACCGCAAGGACCTGCTCAGCATCCCGATCGGGGTGACCGGCACCGGCGAACCCCTCTCCCTGGACCTCAAGGAGTCCGCACAGGGCGGCATCGGACCGCACGGCCTGGTCGTCGGCGCCACCGGGTCCGGCAAGAGCGAACTGCTGCGCACCCTGGTCACCGGCATGGCCATGGTGCACGCACCCGAGCACCTGGCCTTCGTCCTGGTCGACTTCAAGGGCGGCGCCACCTTCGCGGGTGTCACCGAACTGCCGCACGTCTCCGGCCTGATCACCAACCTCGCGGACGATCTCGCGCTGGTCGACCGGATGCGGCAGGCCCTCCAGGGCGAACAGCAGCGCCGCCAGCGGATGCTGCGCGAGGCCGGCAACGTCGACTCGGTGCGCGAGTACCAGCTCCGCCAGGCCGCCGGCGGAACCGATGTGCACGGCAAACCGCTGGAGCCGCTGCCGTATCTGCTGATCGTCGTGGACGAGTTCGGCGAACTCCTCTCCCAGCGGCCCGACTTCATCGACCTGTTCGTGCAGATCGGCCGCGTCGGCCGCTCCCTGGGCATGCACCTGCTGCTGGCCACCCAGCGGCTGGAGGAAGGCCGGCTGCGCGGCCTGGAGTCGCATCTGTCGTACCGGATCTGCCTGCGCACCTTCAGCGCCGCCGAGTCCCGCGCCGTCATCGGCACCTCCGACGCCTACACGCTGCCCGCCATCCCCGGCTCCGCCTACCTCAAGGTGGACGAGTCCGTCTACGAGCGCTTCCGCGTCGCCCACGTCTCCGCGCCCTACCGCGAACACGACTCCGAGGCGCCGGGCCCCACCGTGGAACCGGTGCCCTACGCGGTGCTCGGCGACCTCGCCCCGCTCACCGGCGAGGAGAGCGAGCCGGCCGCCTGGGAGTGGGACCCGGACGCGGGCGACACCGAACTCCAGATCGCCGTCGAACGCCTGCTGAACAAGGACACCCCGGGACACCAGGTGTGGCTGCCGCCACTGCCGGCACACTTCCCCCTCGACCCGCTGCTCGGCGAGCCCGAGGCGGACCCGGACCTCGGCCTGCGCTGCGCCCAGTGGCCCTTCGCGGGAGAGCTGAAGGTCCCCGTCGGCGTCCTCGACGTGCCCGCCCGCCAGGAACAGCGCCCCCTGGTGCTGGACCTGACCGGACGGCAGGGGCACCTGGCCCTCGTCGGGGCACCGCAGAGCGGCAAGTCCACCTTCCTGCGCACCGCGATGCTCAGCGCCATGCTCACCCACACCCCCGACGAGCTGCAGTTCTACGCCGTCGACATGGGCGGTGGCGCGCTGCACGGGCTGGCCGACGCACCCCACGTGGCCGGCGTCGCCGGGCGCCGCGACGAGGAACGGGTGGGCCGGGTGCTGGCCGAGGTCGGCCGCCTGGTCACCGCACGCGAGCAGATGTTCCGCGAGCTGCGCATCCAGTCCGCCGCCGACCTGCGCACCCGGCGCGTCCGGGGCGAGCTGCCCGAGGGCGTGCGCGCCGCGGACATCGTGCTCGTCGTCGACAACTGGGCCGCCCTGCACGCCGCGGACGAGAGCGCCGTGGAGACCCTCACCGAGATCGCCACCCGCGGCCTCGGCGTCGGCGTCCACCTGTGGCTGACCGCCAACCGCTGGGCGGAGATCCGCGTCAGCCTGCGCGACAACATCCCCGGCCGTCTCGAACTGCGCCTCAACGACCCGTCCGAGTCCGAGATCAGCCGCCCCGCCGCCCGCGGACTGGGACAGAGCATCCCCGGGCGCGGACTCGCCTCGCCCGGGCTCACTTACCACGTCGCGCTGCCCCGGCTCGACGGAGCGGACGGCATGGACGGGCTCGCCGACGCCGAGCAGGCGCTGGTCCGCTGGATCGCCGAGCGCTGGCGGAAGTCGGCGGCCCCGGCGCTGCGCGTGCTGCCGGAGCGGATCACCGTCCGCGAACTGGCGACCGCCGCCCAGCCGTCACCCGCCGAGCGCTGGGAGAGCCACGGGGCCGGCCTCGGCGAGCACGAGGTCCCCATCGGGCTGCGCGAGTCCGACCTGCGCACCGTCGGCCTCGACCTGACCTCCGGCGCCCCGCACTTCACCGTCTTCGGCGACTCCGGCTCCGGCAAGACCGCCTTCCTGCGCGGCTGGATGCGCGGCATGGCCGCCCGGTACTCCGCGCGCGAGGTGCGCTTCATGGTCGTCGACCACCGGCACAGCCTGCTGGACCTGGTGCCCGAGGAATACATCGGCGCCCGCGGTGGAAACGCCGACCTGGTCTCCGCGCAGGCGCAGGCCCTCGCCGAGATGCTGCGCTCGCGCATCCCCCCGGCCGATCTCACCACCGCCCAGCTCGCCGAGCGCGGCTGGTGGCAGGGCCCCGAGCTCTACGTCGTGGCCGACGACTACGACCTCGCCTCCGGCAGCATGGGCCGCGGACCGCTCGCCGCCCTGGCCGAGTTCATCCCGCAGGCCGACGAACTGGGCTTCCACCTGGTGCTGGCCCGCCGCGTCGGCGGCGCCGGCCGCGCCCTGATGTCGGACCCGCTGCTCAGCAAGCTCAAGGAGATCGGCACCGACGGCCTGCTGCTCTCCGGCGACCACCGCGAAGGCGCCCTCATCGGCGACCAGCGAGCCCGCCCCCGTAAGCCCGGCCGGGGTCTGCTGGTGCGGCGCAGCGCCGAACCGATGCTCGTGCAGATCGCGCTGGACGAACGCGACGCGCCCCCGGCCGCCTCCGGCAGCTCCGTACCGGCTGTTGCCGGTTCCGTACCGGCCGTCCCCGGTTCCGAAACGGCCCGGACCGTCAACACCCGAGCCTAG
- a CDS encoding right-handed parallel beta-helix repeat-containing protein, translating to MKAVAQRVAPGSWGAHRTIGAAVRGARPGALITVQAGTYIESVVLDKDVSLVAKGEVRLVAARGPAVTVHAGRAELRGFVLSGTAPREAAVLLRGGEPVLRDCEITGGRVEVTGAAAPLLTGCSVRRTEGAALWLTGTSRTTLEGLTVGGCDGDGLVAGDEARAELTDAVLDGVTGRGVVLTAGAHATLTRCEIRGSGGAAVFAEGHAGATLRECRLHGTGGPGVWLRGTAGRGTAADDNPVRESDPHPQSRGSALPRGVEPRTTRGTQGVRLRGCEIFRTAGAGVLADGGSAVLLDACHVHHTSGAAVLVTAQAAAELTAVRAVDCEDTALVVSGSGTVTAHDSTFARTAANGLYAVDGADVSLTGCTVRDTAYSALHLGGGARARVRGCTVTDSAEYGMRVTERAELLADDCEVTGAELAGVSVEGGDAALRGCRISGTREGVRLRTSHRPLLADCDITGTAETGVRIGRDTGARLENVTITASGTAGLLLEEGSTAVVDGGAIRDTAGSGIVVRAGARPRMHGTTVAAAAKNGLFVEEGGEGRYEDCRFTGSRFPAVYAGARSRVLLRRCTVDGTEQDLLRDEEAEVTAEDCRVEGVSEPVLPTLAPVGEREGRTAVPAVAHAAGAAGGAAGGGARDQDASGDDAGQAGEKLAALHAELDRLVGLDGVKRDVVTLTKLMQMVTIRQAAGLSAPPLNRHLVFAGNPGTGKTTVARLYGGFLAALGLLSRGHLVEADRGDLVGEYVGHTAPRTTAVFRRALGGVLFIDEAYSLVPQGNQMDFGAEAVSTLVKLMEDHRDEVVVIVAGYPGGMNRLLESNAGLASRFTRTLRFEDYSSAELVRIVEHQADSHEYTVVPETTEALHGYFETLPRGEQFGNGRSARQVFQLMTERHAQRVAELCLSTADLAAAGPELLTALLPADLPPGEAP from the coding sequence GTGAAGGCGGTCGCGCAGCGGGTGGCGCCCGGCAGTTGGGGCGCGCACCGCACTATCGGAGCGGCGGTGCGGGGTGCCCGGCCGGGCGCCCTGATCACCGTCCAGGCCGGCACGTACATCGAGAGCGTCGTGCTCGACAAGGACGTCAGCCTGGTCGCCAAGGGCGAAGTGCGGCTGGTCGCCGCCCGGGGCCCGGCCGTGACCGTACACGCCGGCCGCGCCGAACTGCGCGGCTTCGTCCTGTCCGGCACCGCGCCCCGCGAGGCGGCCGTGCTGCTGCGCGGCGGCGAACCGGTGCTGCGGGACTGCGAGATCACCGGCGGCCGCGTCGAGGTCACCGGAGCGGCGGCACCGCTGCTGACCGGCTGCTCGGTGCGGCGGACCGAGGGCGCGGCCCTGTGGCTCACCGGCACCAGCCGCACGACGCTGGAGGGCCTGACCGTCGGTGGCTGCGACGGGGACGGCCTGGTGGCCGGCGACGAGGCGCGGGCCGAGCTGACCGACGCGGTGCTGGACGGAGTGACCGGGCGCGGCGTCGTGCTGACCGCCGGCGCCCACGCGACCCTGACCCGCTGCGAGATACGCGGCAGCGGTGGCGCCGCCGTCTTCGCGGAGGGACACGCGGGCGCCACGCTCCGCGAGTGCCGGCTGCACGGGACGGGCGGCCCGGGCGTCTGGCTGCGCGGCACGGCGGGCCGCGGCACGGCCGCGGACGACAACCCGGTGCGGGAGAGCGACCCGCACCCCCAGAGCAGGGGCTCGGCCCTCCCCCGTGGGGTCGAGCCCCGCACCACCCGCGGTACCCAGGGTGTGCGGCTGCGCGGTTGCGAGATCTTCCGCACCGCCGGGGCCGGAGTGCTGGCGGACGGCGGCAGCGCCGTCCTGCTGGACGCCTGCCATGTACACCACACCTCCGGCGCAGCGGTGCTGGTCACCGCCCAGGCCGCCGCGGAGCTGACGGCGGTGCGGGCGGTGGACTGCGAGGACACCGCGCTCGTCGTCAGCGGCTCGGGCACGGTCACCGCGCACGACTCCACCTTCGCCCGCACCGCGGCCAACGGGCTGTACGCGGTCGACGGGGCCGACGTGTCGCTCACCGGCTGCACCGTGCGCGACACCGCCTACAGCGCCCTGCACCTGGGCGGCGGAGCCCGCGCCCGGGTGCGCGGCTGCACCGTCACCGACAGCGCCGAGTACGGGATGCGGGTGACCGAGCGCGCCGAACTGCTCGCGGACGACTGCGAGGTGACCGGCGCCGAGCTGGCCGGGGTGTCCGTGGAGGGCGGCGACGCCGCGCTGCGCGGCTGCCGGATCAGCGGCACCAGGGAAGGGGTGCGGCTGCGCACCTCGCACCGTCCGCTGCTGGCCGACTGCGACATCACCGGCACCGCGGAGACCGGGGTGCGGATCGGCCGGGACACCGGAGCCCGGCTGGAGAACGTGACGATCACCGCCAGCGGCACCGCCGGTCTGCTGCTGGAGGAGGGCAGCACGGCGGTGGTGGACGGCGGCGCGATCCGCGACACGGCGGGCAGCGGCATCGTCGTCCGGGCCGGAGCCAGGCCCCGGATGCACGGCACGACGGTCGCGGCGGCCGCCAAGAACGGGCTGTTCGTCGAAGAGGGCGGCGAAGGCCGCTACGAGGACTGCCGCTTCACCGGCAGCCGCTTCCCCGCCGTCTACGCGGGAGCCCGCTCCCGCGTCCTGCTGCGCCGCTGCACCGTCGACGGGACGGAACAGGACCTGCTGCGGGACGAGGAGGCGGAGGTGACGGCCGAGGACTGCCGGGTGGAGGGCGTCTCCGAGCCCGTGCTGCCCACGCTGGCGCCCGTGGGGGAGCGGGAGGGGCGCACCGCCGTGCCCGCCGTCGCGCACGCCGCGGGTGCGGCCGGCGGGGCGGCCGGTGGCGGTGCGCGCGACCAGGACGCGTCCGGCGACGACGCCGGACAGGCCGGGGAGAAACTCGCCGCCCTGCACGCGGAGTTGGACCGGCTCGTCGGTCTCGACGGGGTCAAGCGCGACGTGGTGACCCTCACGAAGCTGATGCAGATGGTCACCATCCGGCAGGCCGCGGGGCTCTCGGCGCCGCCGCTCAACCGCCACCTGGTCTTCGCCGGCAACCCCGGTACCGGCAAGACCACCGTCGCCCGGCTCTACGGCGGCTTCCTGGCCGCCCTCGGACTCCTCAGCCGCGGCCACCTGGTGGAGGCGGACCGGGGCGACCTGGTCGGCGAGTACGTCGGACACACCGCGCCCAGAACCACCGCCGTCTTCCGGCGGGCGCTGGGCGGGGTGCTCTTCATCGACGAGGCGTACTCACTGGTGCCGCAGGGAAACCAGATGGACTTCGGCGCCGAGGCCGTCTCGACGCTGGTGAAGCTGATGGAGGACCACCGTGACGAAGTGGTCGTCATCGTGGCCGGCTACCCGGGTGGGATGAACCGGCTGCTGGAGTCCAACGCGGGCCTGGCCTCCCGCTTCACCCGCACGCTCCGCTTCGAGGACTACTCCTCCGCGGAACTGGTGCGGATCGTGGAGCACCAGGCCGACAGCCACGAGTACACCGTCGTGCCCGAGACCACCGAGGCACTGCACGGCTACTTCGAGACCCTGCCGCGCGGCGAGCAGTTCGGCAACGGGCGCAGCGCCCGGCAGGTCTTCCAGCTGATGACCGAACGGCACGCACAGCGGGTGGCCGAGCTGTGCCTGAGCACCGCCGACCTGGCCGCGGCGGGCCCGGAGCTGCTCACCGCGCTGCTGCCCGCGGACCTCCCGCCGGGGGAGGCGCCGTGA
- a CDS encoding WXG100 family type VII secretion target yields the protein MADHGQADYDVSVIDVSPSGMHTTATQLKNLAQDVADSLTRVKATLDGLRLTWEGRSARDADEVAQDWVRVTTELFGTKDDPKKGVLTTLADGVGMASGNFSTAEDAIAKAFSEFRQALAPGDGKSDPPKDTPPESVTDTNRTAITMTFG from the coding sequence ATGGCTGATCACGGCCAGGCCGACTACGACGTCTCCGTCATCGACGTCTCCCCGAGCGGCATGCACACCACCGCCACCCAGCTGAAGAACCTCGCGCAGGACGTCGCCGACAGCCTCACCCGGGTCAAGGCGACGCTCGACGGGCTCCGGCTCACCTGGGAGGGCCGGTCCGCCAGGGACGCCGACGAGGTCGCCCAGGACTGGGTGCGGGTGACCACCGAACTGTTCGGCACCAAGGACGACCCGAAGAAGGGCGTCCTGACCACCCTCGCCGACGGCGTCGGCATGGCCTCAGGCAACTTCAGCACGGCCGAGGACGCCATCGCCAAGGCGTTCTCGGAGTTCCGCCAGGCCCTGGCGCCCGGTGACGGCAAGAGCGATCCGCCCAAGGACACCCCGCCCGAGTCGGTCACCGACACCAACAGGACGGCGATCACCATGACCTTCGGCTGA